The following proteins are co-located in the Longimicrobiaceae bacterium genome:
- a CDS encoding nitronate monooxygenase has translation ERHRIPVPPFPVQNALTRPMRTAAAKAGDADGLSLWAGQGVGMVRPQPAAELFARLVEESEQVLRGLSVD, from the coding sequence TGGAGCGGCACCGCATCCCCGTGCCGCCCTTCCCGGTGCAGAACGCGCTGACGCGTCCCATGCGCACCGCCGCCGCGAAGGCGGGAGATGCGGACGGGCTGTCGCTGTGGGCGGGCCAGGGCGTGGGGATGGTGCGCCCGCAACCCGCGGCGGAGCTGTTCGCGCGGCTGGTCGAGGAGAGCGAGCAGGTGCTGCGGGGGCTTTCGGTGGATTGA
- a CDS encoding potassium channel protein, whose amino-acid sequence MAESSARPPAPPHATDRRARRRTPSLGSRMNRMLTDPVRQLRLSLLVLLLLLVCGTLGYRAIEGMPWLDALYMTVITMATVGFAEVHPLSPAGRVFTMAVIVLGVGIGAWAATNAVEVVLGQTYWISVQRRKMSTTVEGLRDHFIVCGYGRLGTRIVRDLEVRGESFAVVEMRPALEEAFLAEGLPHVIGDATSDQVLLAAGVRRARGLVAALDSDANNVLTVLTAREHNPGLLIVARANSEASESKLRRAGADRTVTPDAIGGHRLALALLRPAVNDLFNEIFSFGVKIAVDVGQITVPPHSPFAGQTVAGCDLRRLRNVSILAIRELDDRFTLNPDASRTITAGETLIVIGPAEAVYELEALYGSDSA is encoded by the coding sequence ATGGCCGAATCAAGCGCCCGTCCGCCCGCGCCGCCGCACGCCACCGACCGGCGGGCGAGGAGGCGCACGCCGTCGCTGGGCAGCCGCATGAACCGGATGCTCACCGACCCGGTGCGGCAGCTGCGGCTGTCGCTGCTGGTGCTGCTGCTGTTGCTGGTGTGCGGCACGCTGGGCTACCGCGCCATCGAGGGGATGCCGTGGCTGGACGCGCTCTACATGACCGTCATCACCATGGCGACGGTGGGCTTCGCCGAGGTGCACCCGCTGTCGCCGGCAGGGCGGGTCTTCACCATGGCGGTGATCGTGCTGGGGGTGGGGATCGGGGCGTGGGCCGCGACCAACGCGGTGGAGGTGGTGCTGGGGCAGACCTACTGGATCTCCGTACAGAGGCGCAAGATGAGCACGACCGTGGAAGGGCTGCGCGACCACTTCATCGTGTGCGGATACGGGCGGCTGGGCACCCGCATCGTGCGCGACCTGGAGGTGCGCGGCGAGTCGTTCGCCGTGGTGGAGATGCGGCCCGCGCTCGAGGAAGCCTTCCTCGCCGAGGGCCTGCCCCACGTGATCGGCGACGCCACCAGCGACCAGGTGCTGCTGGCCGCGGGCGTGCGGCGGGCGCGCGGGCTGGTGGCCGCGCTCGACTCCGACGCCAACAACGTGCTGACCGTGCTCACCGCCCGCGAGCACAACCCCGGCCTGCTGATCGTGGCCCGCGCCAACTCCGAGGCGTCGGAGAGCAAGCTGCGCCGCGCGGGCGCCGACCGCACCGTCACGCCGGATGCCATCGGCGGGCACCGGCTGGCGCTGGCGCTGCTGCGGCCCGCGGTGAACGACCTGTTCAACGAGATCTTCAGCTTCGGCGTGAAGATCGCGGTCGACGTGGGCCAGATCACGGTGCCGCCGCACTCGCCCTTCGCCGGGCAGACGGTGGCGGGCTGCGACCTGCGGCGCCTGCGCAACGTGAGCATCCTCGCCATCCGCGAGCTGGACGACCGCTTCACCCTGAATCCCGACGCCAGCCGCACCATCACAGCCGGCGAAACCCTCATCGTCATCGGCCCCGCCGAAGCCGTCTACGAGCTGGAAGCCCTGTACGGCTCCGACAGCGCCTGA
- a CDS encoding GAF domain-containing sensor histidine kinase, whose product MPTSERDLSFLVEATRLLAASLDVETTLATVARLSLPHLGSWCMVDLLEAGHMRRLAIIHPDPARQALAQQLQEGWPPLRDDPLGLPSAMRTRRSQVVFPVTDTMLVGAARSPENLALLRRLQIGSFMTIPLLARGEVLGAITYVSPNHGDSFTPDDLVLGEDLAARAAIAIDNARLMREAERALAAAELSEERFSRIISIAAEAIISIDETQRIVLFNEGAEYIFGYGRGEMLGKPLDLLLPERARAVHQRHVRAFGESPDVARKMGHRQEISGRRKDGEEFPAEASISKMDVGGQRFYIVVLRDTTEARNAVLAQEKLLLAVTRATEARARLLRGVTHDVKNPLGSADGYAQLLEMELAGGLAPEQARLVAGVRRGIRGALAMIGDLLDLSLAESGGLPVNRVPVDLVAVAREALEDERGAVEAAGHVLVCEGGTPVPLVTDPARVRQVVGNLLSNAAKYTPAPGRITLWVEMRTGGEPARPGEWAAVHVRDSGPGIPPDARESIFGEFHRLDSSTRASGHGLGLAISRLIARLLGGDLTVSGGEGEGATFSFWLPSGTDA is encoded by the coding sequence TTGCCGACGTCGGAGCGGGACCTCTCCTTCCTGGTGGAAGCCACCCGCCTGCTGGCCGCGTCGCTCGACGTGGAGACGACGCTCGCGACGGTCGCCCGGCTCTCGCTGCCGCACCTCGGCTCGTGGTGCATGGTGGACCTGCTGGAAGCCGGCCACATGCGCCGGCTCGCCATCATCCACCCCGACCCGGCCCGGCAGGCCCTGGCGCAGCAGCTCCAGGAAGGGTGGCCGCCGCTGCGCGACGACCCGCTCGGCCTTCCCTCCGCCATGCGGACCCGGCGGAGCCAGGTCGTGTTCCCCGTGACCGACACGATGCTCGTGGGCGCGGCCCGCTCGCCGGAGAACCTGGCCCTGCTGCGCCGGCTCCAGATCGGGTCGTTCATGACGATCCCGCTCCTGGCGCGGGGAGAGGTGCTCGGCGCCATCACCTACGTGAGCCCCAACCACGGCGACTCGTTCACGCCCGACGACCTCGTCCTGGGAGAAGACCTGGCCGCGCGCGCCGCCATCGCCATCGACAACGCGCGGCTCATGCGGGAGGCGGAACGCGCCCTCGCCGCCGCCGAGCTCTCGGAAGAGCGCTTCTCGCGCATCATCTCCATCGCCGCCGAAGCCATCATCTCGATCGACGAGACCCAGCGGATCGTCCTCTTCAACGAGGGGGCCGAGTACATCTTCGGCTACGGCAGGGGAGAGATGCTGGGCAAGCCGCTCGATCTGCTGCTGCCCGAGCGCGCCCGGGCTGTGCACCAGCGACACGTCCGCGCGTTCGGCGAGTCGCCCGACGTGGCGCGGAAGATGGGACACCGGCAGGAGATCTCCGGGCGTCGCAAGGACGGCGAGGAGTTCCCCGCCGAGGCCTCGATCTCCAAGATGGACGTGGGCGGCCAGCGGTTCTACATCGTGGTCCTGCGCGACACGACCGAGGCGAGGAACGCCGTGCTCGCGCAGGAGAAGCTCCTCCTCGCCGTCACGCGGGCGACCGAGGCGCGCGCCAGGCTCCTCCGGGGCGTGACGCACGACGTCAAGAACCCGCTGGGTTCGGCCGACGGGTACGCCCAGCTCCTGGAGATGGAGCTGGCCGGCGGCCTCGCCCCCGAGCAGGCGCGGCTGGTGGCCGGCGTGCGGCGGGGCATCCGCGGTGCGCTGGCGATGATCGGCGACCTGCTGGACCTGTCGCTCGCCGAGAGCGGGGGGCTGCCGGTGAACCGCGTGCCGGTGGACCTCGTCGCCGTGGCCCGGGAGGCGCTGGAGGACGAGCGCGGCGCCGTGGAGGCCGCGGGGCACGTGCTGGTGTGCGAGGGCGGCACGCCGGTACCGCTCGTCACGGATCCCGCACGGGTGCGGCAGGTGGTGGGCAACCTGCTGTCCAACGCGGCCAAGTACACGCCCGCCCCGGGCCGGATCACCCTCTGGGTCGAGATGCGGACAGGCGGCGAACCGGCGCGTCCGGGAGAATGGGCCGCGGTGCACGTCCGCGACAGCGGTCCGGGGATCCCGCCGGACGCACGCGAGTCCATCTTCGGGGAATTCCACCGCCTGGATTCCAGCACCCGGGCCAGCGGGCACGGGCTGGGGCTCGCCATCAGCCGCCTCATCGCCCGCCTGCTGGGCGGCGACCTCACCGTATCGGGCGGTGAAGGGGAAGGTGCGACCTTCTCCTTCTGGCTTCCGTCGGGGACCGACGCCTAG
- a CDS encoding DUF1801 domain-containing protein, whose protein sequence is MASSKAATVDEYLAELPEERRAVISAVREVVAANLPPGYAETMNWGMISYEVPLARYPVTYNKQPLMYAALAAQKNFYAVYLLAPNQDAEKGALLKAGFERAGKKLDAGKSCIRFRSLADLPLDAVAESIAGTSVDEFIAAHERGRSR, encoded by the coding sequence ATGGCGAGCAGCAAGGCGGCGACGGTGGATGAGTACCTGGCCGAGCTCCCGGAGGAGCGCCGCGCCGTGATCTCCGCCGTTCGCGAAGTGGTGGCCGCCAATCTTCCGCCCGGCTACGCGGAGACGATGAACTGGGGGATGATCAGCTACGAGGTGCCGCTGGCGCGCTACCCGGTCACGTACAACAAGCAGCCGCTGATGTACGCCGCGCTCGCGGCACAGAAGAATTTCTACGCCGTCTACCTGCTCGCGCCCAACCAGGACGCAGAGAAGGGTGCGCTGCTGAAGGCCGGGTTCGAGAGGGCGGGGAAGAAGCTGGATGCGGGCAAGTCGTGCATCCGCTTCCGCTCGCTCGCGGACCTCCCCTTGGACGCGGTCGCCGAATCCATCGCCGGCACGTCCGTCGATGAGTTCATCGCGGCCCACGAGCGCGGTCGCAGCCGCTGA
- a CDS encoding DUF2339 domain-containing protein, with translation MAPPERGSVEERLERLEMLVEDIRRRLPEPAREPEPLRHADDDPALRARPATASIHIDDSLFGAPPAGAAADDGPAFSSRAESGERATDDEPRRRTHARAAEHEPAIRWDGQFWLNRLGIGIFLLGVAFLFRYSIDQGWVTPLVRTAFGAALGLALFAVGMRLDGSQRRFVPVLLGGAVAIFYIVGFAAFYLYGLIAYVPAFTLMVAVTALAFFLSIRKGEYVLAMLGAIGGLGTPLLLGIERGTPAASALYTCIVLAGPVALYLYRGWRSVLWVSLVGGWLLLLLYANVLHDGPGGAWDRWMIQSAAIFAWVAYGLLPIAREVARRGGALRFTGTAQDLAEDEAGDWSEASVLHWHALTMLPPLLVLLVAALVWEPSPRLWGVLAVGGAAAYGLTALVLSDRHPPLSAVLMLTASVLLPIGSVAALDADALLLALAAEALGLYLLAKGRGSAALAGVVHILFAAAATWTLLRLPSGAVGAEFRGSPLVDLAVIGTAVGMSMAMDSRTGAGVYRLFAHVAFLGWLWRMLSPLPGGEGYVTIAWGAYAVSILVYAMRARNQRIERVAIWTLLVVVAKLFLVDLAALEAIWRILLFLGIGGVFLFLSYSLQTWWKPAPGPEHEAGK, from the coding sequence ATGGCCCCACCCGAACGCGGATCGGTGGAGGAACGGCTGGAACGGCTGGAGATGCTGGTGGAGGACATCCGCCGCCGCCTCCCCGAGCCGGCCCGCGAGCCGGAGCCGCTGCGCCACGCGGATGACGATCCGGCGCTGCGCGCCCGCCCCGCCACGGCGAGCATCCACATCGACGACTCGCTGTTCGGCGCTCCCCCCGCGGGCGCCGCGGCGGACGACGGTCCCGCCTTCTCGTCGCGCGCGGAGTCGGGAGAGCGCGCCACGGACGACGAACCCCGCAGGCGGACGCATGCACGGGCGGCCGAGCACGAGCCGGCGATCCGCTGGGACGGGCAGTTCTGGCTCAACCGGCTGGGGATCGGGATCTTCCTGCTTGGCGTGGCGTTCCTCTTCCGCTACTCCATCGACCAGGGCTGGGTCACGCCGCTGGTGCGCACGGCCTTCGGCGCCGCGCTGGGCCTGGCGCTCTTCGCCGTGGGCATGCGGCTCGACGGGTCGCAGCGGCGCTTCGTTCCGGTGCTGCTGGGCGGCGCGGTCGCGATCTTCTACATCGTGGGCTTCGCGGCCTTCTACCTGTACGGGCTGATCGCGTACGTCCCGGCGTTCACGCTCATGGTGGCGGTCACCGCGCTCGCGTTCTTCCTCTCCATCCGCAAGGGCGAGTACGTACTCGCCATGCTGGGCGCCATCGGCGGGCTGGGGACGCCGCTGCTGCTGGGGATCGAGCGGGGGACGCCGGCCGCGTCCGCGCTCTACACCTGCATCGTGCTCGCCGGGCCCGTGGCGCTGTACCTGTACCGCGGCTGGCGCTCGGTGCTGTGGGTGTCGCTGGTGGGCGGCTGGCTGCTGCTCCTGCTGTACGCCAACGTGCTGCACGACGGGCCGGGCGGCGCGTGGGACCGGTGGATGATCCAGTCCGCCGCCATCTTCGCCTGGGTGGCGTACGGGCTGCTGCCCATCGCCCGCGAGGTCGCGCGGCGGGGCGGGGCGCTGCGCTTCACCGGCACCGCGCAGGACCTGGCGGAGGACGAGGCCGGCGACTGGAGCGAGGCGTCGGTGCTGCACTGGCACGCGCTGACCATGCTGCCGCCGCTGCTGGTGCTGCTGGTAGCGGCGCTGGTGTGGGAGCCCTCGCCGCGGCTCTGGGGCGTGCTGGCGGTGGGCGGCGCGGCCGCGTACGGCCTCACGGCGCTCGTGTTGTCGGATCGCCATCCCCCGCTCTCGGCCGTGCTGATGCTGACGGCGTCGGTGCTGCTGCCCATCGGCAGCGTGGCGGCGCTGGACGCCGACGCCCTCCTGCTCGCGCTCGCGGCCGAGGCGCTGGGCCTGTACCTGCTCGCCAAGGGACGCGGCAGCGCCGCGCTGGCTGGCGTGGTGCACATCCTCTTCGCGGCCGCGGCTACGTGGACGCTTCTGCGCCTTCCTTCGGGCGCGGTCGGGGCGGAATTCCGCGGCAGCCCGCTGGTGGACCTGGCGGTGATCGGCACGGCGGTGGGCATGTCGATGGCCATGGACTCCCGCACCGGGGCCGGCGTGTACCGCCTGTTCGCGCACGTTGCCTTCCTGGGGTGGCTGTGGCGCATGCTCTCGCCGCTGCCCGGGGGCGAGGGGTACGTCACGATCGCGTGGGGCGCCTATGCCGTGAGCATCCTCGTGTACGCCATGCGCGCGCGGAACCAGCGCATCGAGCGGGTCGCCATCTGGACGCTGCTCGTGGTGGTCGCCAAGCTCTTCCTGGTGGACCTGGCGGCGCTGGAGGCCATCTGGCGCATTCTGCTCTTCCTGGGCATCGGCGGCGTCTTCCTCTTCCTCAGCTACTCGCTGCAGACGTGGTGGAAGCCCGCGCCCGGCCCTGAGCACGAGGCGGGCAAGTAG
- a CDS encoding D-TA family PLP-dependent enzyme: protein MTTADLETPAALVDVDRMGANLRRAAEYCRAHGLAWRPHAKTHKTAAIAAEQVAAGAVGVTVATLREAEVMATAVDDILLAYPPLGAVKLARLMGLPPHVRLTVALDSAEALRGLADAARDAGRTVGVLVEVDAGMGRVGVASPEDAVALAREAAGLEGVEYRGIMFYPGHVRAAVAEQDEAIRVLSGRIGTFIEGLAAAGLRPDVVSGGSTPTFWRSHEIAGVTEVRPGTNVFNDRTTAEIGACGWDECAYTVLATVVSTAVPGQAVVDAGSKALSKEELRAEGGGYGALLDRPEVAVKSVSEEHGILDLSGTEWRPRVGERVRIVPNHVCVSVNLNERLWGVRGGEVVEAWEVEGRGRGPYAAARREPVANI, encoded by the coding sequence ATGACGACCGCTGACCTGGAGACGCCCGCCGCGCTGGTGGACGTGGACCGCATGGGCGCCAACCTGCGCCGCGCCGCGGAGTACTGCCGCGCGCACGGGCTGGCCTGGCGCCCGCACGCCAAGACGCACAAGACCGCCGCCATCGCCGCCGAGCAGGTCGCGGCCGGCGCCGTGGGAGTGACCGTCGCCACCCTTCGCGAGGCGGAGGTGATGGCGACGGCGGTGGACGACATCCTGCTCGCCTACCCGCCGCTCGGCGCCGTCAAGCTCGCGCGGCTGATGGGGCTGCCGCCGCACGTCCGCCTCACCGTCGCACTCGACTCCGCCGAGGCGCTGCGGGGGCTGGCGGATGCGGCGCGTGACGCGGGGCGGACGGTCGGCGTCCTCGTGGAGGTGGACGCGGGGATGGGGCGCGTGGGCGTCGCATCTCCCGAAGACGCGGTGGCGCTCGCGCGCGAGGCGGCGGGGCTGGAGGGCGTGGAATACCGCGGGATCATGTTCTATCCCGGCCACGTGCGCGCCGCCGTCGCGGAGCAGGACGAGGCCATCCGTGTCCTGTCCGGGCGCATCGGCACGTTTATCGAGGGGCTCGCGGCAGCGGGTTTGCGTCCGGACGTGGTCAGCGGCGGGTCCACGCCCACCTTCTGGCGCTCGCACGAGATCGCGGGGGTGACCGAGGTGCGGCCGGGGACCAACGTCTTCAACGACCGCACCACGGCCGAGATCGGCGCGTGCGGGTGGGACGAGTGCGCCTACACGGTGCTCGCCACGGTGGTGAGCACGGCGGTGCCGGGGCAGGCCGTGGTGGACGCGGGCTCCAAGGCGCTCTCGAAGGAGGAGCTTCGCGCGGAAGGCGGGGGCTACGGCGCGCTGCTGGACCGGCCAGAGGTGGCGGTGAAGTCCGTCAGCGAGGAGCACGGCATCCTCGACCTGTCTGGCACCGAGTGGAGGCCGCGCGTGGGCGAGCGGGTCCGGATCGTGCCCAACCACGTCTGCGTTTCCGTGAACCTGAACGAACGGCTGTGGGGCGTGCGCGGCGGCGAGGTGGTGGAAGCGTGGGAGGTGGAAGGGCGGGGGCGCGGCCCGTACGCCGCGGCACGGCGCGAGCCGGTGGCGAACATCTGA
- the dnaG gene encoding DNA primase, which yields MIPEELIEQVRLQADMVEILSEHTRLKRSGRTFRGPCPLHGGEGPNFSVDPGKGFYKCFVCGEGGSVFTFLMKHLGMTYPDAIRTVAERVGIEIPDPREQRREEDPNRHYYEVNSFAADWFRRSLWDGDGGRAAREYLEKRGIDKAAAERFGLGWAPEAWTAFGDAARRQGITDRQLLELGLAKEPKSGTTPYDAFRGRIVFPIEDLGGRVVAFGGRILGSAEEHTPKYLNSPESPIYHKGRMLYGLGWSRGAIRKAEVALVVEGYMDYVSLAAHGVENAVAPLGTAMTEDQAELLAKYAPRVILLYDSDKAGLKATFRAGDELLRAGAEVLVASLPHGEDPDSLVRGKGAKFLQMYLDDAVDVLERKIQILERKGFFTSIKGTRQAIDSLLPTVRATSDELLRGVYVNRIAELTGVSRETLAREVAEAPARDQRGVVSDGRRRTQPGRRTEDYGQQPSAPPAAAPRLTPMLGPERNLLLLLFRDESWVERAARELGPGDFRNPIYRSIYEGLLQAEGSRDPDGAWLELFPPEAQKTVEELRGDPEGQHMAAPEAYFAASVRQILSRPYEERLRAIDRELMQAQGEREVTLYKEKNDILTLMRERRLYMKHGIMHLLTTRERRNDDR from the coding sequence ATGATCCCCGAAGAGCTGATCGAGCAGGTACGGCTGCAGGCCGACATGGTGGAGATCCTCTCGGAGCACACGCGCCTCAAGCGCTCCGGGCGGACCTTCCGCGGCCCGTGCCCGCTGCACGGCGGCGAAGGGCCCAACTTCTCGGTCGATCCCGGCAAGGGCTTCTACAAGTGCTTCGTGTGCGGCGAGGGCGGCTCGGTCTTCACGTTCCTGATGAAGCACCTGGGGATGACGTACCCAGACGCGATCCGCACGGTGGCGGAGCGCGTGGGCATCGAGATTCCCGACCCGCGCGAGCAGCGCCGCGAGGAAGACCCCAACCGGCACTACTACGAGGTCAACTCCTTCGCCGCGGACTGGTTCCGCCGCTCGCTGTGGGACGGCGACGGGGGCCGGGCGGCGCGCGAGTACCTGGAGAAGCGCGGAATCGACAAGGCCGCGGCGGAGCGGTTCGGCCTGGGCTGGGCGCCCGAGGCGTGGACGGCGTTCGGCGACGCGGCGCGGCGGCAGGGCATCACCGACCGGCAGCTGCTGGAGCTAGGCCTGGCGAAGGAGCCCAAGAGCGGCACTACGCCGTACGACGCCTTCCGCGGGCGCATCGTCTTCCCCATCGAGGACCTGGGCGGGCGCGTGGTGGCGTTCGGCGGGCGGATCCTGGGCAGCGCCGAGGAGCACACGCCCAAGTACCTCAACTCGCCGGAGTCGCCCATCTACCACAAGGGCCGCATGCTGTACGGCCTGGGCTGGAGCCGCGGCGCCATCCGCAAGGCCGAGGTGGCGCTGGTGGTGGAGGGCTACATGGACTACGTGTCCCTCGCCGCGCACGGGGTGGAGAACGCGGTCGCGCCCTTGGGCACGGCGATGACGGAGGACCAGGCCGAGCTGTTGGCGAAGTACGCGCCGCGCGTCATCCTGCTCTACGACAGCGACAAGGCGGGGTTGAAGGCCACCTTCCGCGCGGGCGACGAGCTCCTCCGCGCCGGCGCCGAGGTGCTGGTGGCCTCGCTGCCGCACGGCGAGGACCCGGACTCGCTCGTGCGCGGCAAGGGCGCCAAGTTCCTGCAGATGTACCTGGACGACGCCGTGGACGTGCTGGAGCGGAAGATCCAGATCCTGGAGCGGAAGGGCTTCTTCACCTCCATCAAGGGCACCCGCCAGGCCATCGACTCGCTGCTGCCCACCGTCCGCGCCACGTCCGACGAGCTGCTGCGCGGCGTGTACGTGAACCGGATCGCCGAGCTCACGGGCGTGTCGCGCGAGACGCTGGCGCGCGAGGTGGCCGAGGCCCCCGCCCGCGACCAGCGCGGCGTGGTTTCGGACGGGCGGCGGCGCACCCAGCCCGGGCGCCGCACGGAGGACTACGGCCAGCAGCCGTCCGCCCCGCCTGCCGCGGCGCCCCGGCTGACGCCCATGCTGGGGCCGGAGCGCAACCTGCTGCTCCTCCTCTTCCGCGACGAGTCGTGGGTGGAGCGGGCGGCCCGCGAGCTGGGGCCGGGCGACTTCCGGAACCCCATCTACCGCAGCATCTACGAAGGGCTGCTCCAGGCGGAGGGCAGCCGCGACCCCGACGGCGCGTGGCTGGAGCTCTTCCCGCCCGAGGCGCAGAAGACGGTGGAGGAGCTTCGCGGCGACCCCGAGGGCCAGCACATGGCCGCCCCCGAGGCGTACTTCGCCGCCAGCGTGCGCCAGATCCTCTCGCGGCCGTACGAGGAGCGGCTGCGCGCCATCGACCGCGAGCTGATGCAGGCGCAGGGCGAGCGCGAGGTCACGCTGTACAAGGAGAAGAACGACATCCTCACCCTCATGCGGGAGCGGCGCCTGTACATGAAGCACGGCATCATGCACCTGCTCACCACCCGCGAGCGCCGCAATGACGACCGCTGA